Part of the Deinococcus misasensis DSM 22328 genome is shown below.
CTTTCTGGTGCGCAGGCCCGCCACCCCAGAGGTGAGTTGGGCGGAAAGGCCCCTCAGCAGGTGGCTGGACATGGTGCGCCATTTGCCCCAACTGGCAGAAGGCCGCTGGAAAAAGTTCCTTTAGAGCCGGTCTACCTTCTGTGCAGCCTGCACATCCAGTTCTGTGATGCCACCTGCATCGTGGGTGACATAAACCACCGTGACTTTTTTCCAGCCAATGGTCAGTGCATCAGGATGGTGGTTCATTTTTTCGGCCAGCAGGGCCACTTTCATGGCAAAAGCCACCCCATCTGTATAGCTGCCAAAGGTGTAGGTTTTGAGGATGCCTGCACTCTGGGCCTCCCAGCCGTCAAGTTGAGCAAGGGCCTGTGAAAGCTGTTCTTCGGTGAGCGGGTTGCGGTTCATGCTTTTTCCTCCTCTGGTCTTCTTGGTGGGACGGGTGCCACAAACCCCATGAACAGCAAGAGCACACCCACCCCGAGAAAGCTGATCACTCTGGCCCACGTGTCGCTGCCCGAGAGGTCCAGCACAAAGAGTTTGAACACCACAAACACCAGTATGCCCGCTCCGATGGTCCACAAATCGCGATCTGCCTTGCGATTGGCATGAACGGTGAACGTCAGGGCCACCGCACTCCAGAAGATCGAAAGCACCGTCTGGGTGTTGTTGTGCCCCAGAATGTCAATCCAGTTCCATGGAGCCCCAAAATAAGCATGCATGAACCGGACCACCACAGCACTGACCCCGAGCAGGCCCATCACAATCAGGGCATTTCGGCGGATTCTGCGGCTCTGGGGCTGCATTTCCCATGGCAACCTGTCATGCAAAAGGGTCAGGAACAGGGCCAGTTGTGCCACTTCCAGAATGTTCAGGAGGGGCAGATAGGTTTGGGCAGGGGGTTGCATCAACAACAACAAAAACACCCCGGTCTGGAGGACCTGCAAAGGCAGCATCAAGCCATCACGGTACAGGCGTGGGAACTTTATGGTGAATGGCAGGCGTTCCCAGAGCAGCAGATGTCCCCAGTAAAACAGCAAAGGAACCAGCACCCAGACATAGTTCCCGAGGTCAATCTGTTGCAGCAAAGCCTGTCCGACCACCATCAGACGAAAAAACAACAACCAGGAGGTGAGCAGGTACAGCAGCTTTTGCACCTTTTCAGAGGTCGGCACCTGAGCAAGGAAAAGGTACTGCACCACGAAAAACCCTCCCCATCCCAGCAAGGCAGGCCAGGTGAGGGATTCATCCCATCCGAGCAAAGCAAGGAAAGCCGTCCAGATGGCCCAGAGTGGCAACCCGAAAGCAAACTGTGACAGCAAAGCCACCTGAAACCTCTGGCCCAGTTGTTGCAGTACCAACAGTGTCACATTGAGGCTGAACAGCACCAGCAAAGCAGAAAAACGCTCTGGCCAGAGCCATTCTGCACCGCTTGCTCCAGTCAGGATCCAGAAGGTGGCCCCTGTCAGGAGAAGGCCACGCGCAAGTCCCATTTGCTGGTTTTGATGCAGGAAAATGCCTGTTCCCAGCAAAGCCAGACTGACCCAGAGCAAACTGGTCAACACCCCTGCACTCTGTCCCTGAATCAGCCATGCCAGCAACAAAGCAGCCAGAGCCAGATACAGCAGCACCCCTCCCCAGACTTTGTGGATCTGGTTGCCTGCACGGGTGCCAAACACCGTGAGCAGCACCCCATTGAAAGCCCAGATGACACTGGTGGCCAGAGCGGTGGTCAGCAAGGGAACCGAAAGGGCCGCAAACCCAATGGCCAGCATCTGGTAGGTGTCTTGCAGGGCTCTGGGGGTGTTTTTGTTGCGTACGTAAAGGGAAAGCCCGTACTGCACACCCGCCACCACCAGACTGCTGAGGGCTGTGCTGGTGCGGTCCCCTGCCATCAAACCTGCCTGCTGGATCAGGGACAGCACTGGAACCGAGAGCATCAGGATGTGGTCGGCACGGCCTGACCGTCTGCGCAAAGCGTGCACCAGAGGGGTCACGGTGTACATCACAAAAAACAGGATCAGGAAAGGCTGAGCAATCGGGTAAGCCTCTGGCCGATAAGCCAGCACACCCCAGAGTGCACCAAACAGAAAGGTGAACAGGTAACCCAGCACGTTCAGGGAACGCCAGAGCTTCACAAAGGAAAGCCACACGATGCCTGCATTCAACAAGGCGTAATATGTGAACACCTGCACCATCAACTCTGGTGGCAGTTCAAAAGACCCGGACCGCATGAGGATGGGGGCCAGAAAACCGCCCACCACACTGAGCACCGCCAGCACCTGTGCATTTTGCCTGAGGGCCAGAAAGCCGCCCAGCAAGCCCACCAGCAACCAGATCAGAAGCCCTGCAGTGAAAGGCAGGATGTTGTAGAGCACGCTGGAGGCATACACCATGAAATACAAAATGCCCAGTGCGCCTCCCTGCAAGGCCACACTGAACCCTTTGCGGGTGCGCCGGACCTGCCATCCCCAGCCAAACAGCACGCCCGCGCAACTGGCAGCGATCCCCAGTTTCAGTGGCACCGAAAGGTCTTCACTGACGGTGAGTTTCAGCAAGAACCCCATCCCGAACAGCACCAGCATCACACCCCAACGGACCAGTGCCCGTTCACCTGTGAAGTACCTCAAGAGCCCGTCCAGAGGACCTTTTTCCACAACAGGTTTGGTCTGCGCAGCAGGTGGGATTTTTGCTTTTGAAGGAAAAGGAGGTGGGGCAGGGACTCTGGGCTGTGTTGTTTGCTCTGGTGCAGTCGGTTTTTCCCCAGCAGGCTCTGGTGACTTTTGCAACAACGTTTCAGCAGCAGACACTGGAGGGGAGGAGGTCTGCTGCTGAAGCGGATCAAGGTGTTGTTTCAAACGACGCAATTCTGTTTTCAAAAGGTCCATCTGGTCCTGTTGTTCACGCATGCGGCGACCCAGCATCCCGTGCACAATGATGGCTGGCAAAGCCCAGAACAACAGGGCCATCAAAATGTAAAACAGCCATTCCATGCTTCAGTGTGGCACATCTGGTCCGAAACAAAATTCATCTTGTGTTGTGAGTGGAGGTTTCAAAGGTTTTGAATGCCACCGAACAGGCGCTGGACCTGTCCGGTGGGTGCTGCACCAGGATGTTTTGGAAATGGATGGAAGTCAGCGCAGATCGTTGATGCTGGCGCCGTAATTGATGTGGAAAGGCAGGCCATCCACAATCAGCGCAGGCACAGATTTCACTCCGGCCTGCTCGGCTTCGGAGAGGCGGTGCTTCTGTTCACCGAGGTGGACCACTTCAACATCGTACTTCTGGGGGTCCAGAGCACCCACGAATTGTTGTTCGGCTTCAACGCACACGGGGCAACCAGCATGATAAAAAACGGTTTTTTGCATGTTCATCTCCTTGCTTGTGTTTTTGTATCGACTCGATACCATTTTAAAGTAAAGGGCCATGCGAAATTTGTCAAGATGGTTTTGAGTCGCTACCATGGGGTATGTCCATGATCCCTGTTTTCATCGAACGTCTGGGGGTGCTGCTCAGGCAAAACAGCCGCACCCATCCAGCAGGCTTGCATCCCATCCACTTCGAGGTGATGCATTACCTGAACCTCTGCAACCGCTTCAGCAACACACCGCAGGCCATTGGAGAATATCTGGGCATCACCAAAGGAACCCTTTCCCAGAGCCTCAAAGTGCTGGAAAGCAAAGGGCTGGTGACCCGCCAACCCGATGCCCATGACCGGCGGGTATGGCATTTTGAGCTGACCACCACCGGAGCAACCTTGCTGGCTGAGCATTTGCAAAACACCTTCCAGTTGCTGGAGGGTTTCGAGCCAGCAGAATCTGTGCAGATCGAACAAACCCTGAATTTGCTGCTGGAAAGACTCGTTTCCAGACAGGGCGGAAAACCCTTTGGGGTGTGCAAAACCTGCAAATACCACCAGAGAAAAGAAGAACGCTGGTGTGCTCTGTTGAACCTGCCTCTGGAGCAGGATGCTTCGGAAAAAATCTGTCGTGAGCACACTCCGGCAGAGATTTGAACTGTTTGCTTGTGGTCACGGCCCAATTCATAGCTTGACATTTTCCCCATCCGTGGATTAATACTTAGGAGTCCTAATCAAAGGAGGGGACAGATGGGAATTGAAGCGCTTTTCGTGGCGCCGACTCTCGTTCAGAATAGATGCAGATGCAAAACGAACCACCCGACCCCATCCTGCAACTCAAAGTCGTCACAGGTCTGTCCAAACTGAGCCAGGTGATGAAAACCCAGGCCTGGAAAGGTGCCACTCCCCAGAGGTTGACCCCCACACAAGGTCAAATTCTGAGGCGGTTGCACACGGCCAAGAGGGGCTTGCCCCTTTCGCAACTGGCCACAGACCTCGGCATCACAGCGGCCACCGCCAGTGATGCGGTCAGCATGCTGGTCAAAAAACAGCTGGTGGTCAAAACCCGTGATCCACAGGATGGTCGGCAATTGCAAATCACCCTCAGTCCCACCGGGATTCAGGAAGCCGAAAAAGCACTGGAATGGACAGATTTCCTTTCGCAAGCAGTAGGCACACTCGATGCAGCGGAACAGGGCGTCTTGCTCCAAACCCTGATGCGCCTCATTCAGGTGCTGCAACACAACGGACAGATTGCTCCCGTTCACATGTGTTTCAACTGTGCCTTTTTCCGGCCCAACACCTATGCAGATCCGCAGGCACCCCACCATTGCCAGTTCATCGGAGCAGCCTTGAAGGTTCAGGAATTGCAACTCGATTGCCCGGACCACCAGAAGTTGCCTGTTCTGAGCGAGTAAACCGCTTGCTGCTTTAAAATCCCCCATCCCCATGGACCCAACCGTGCCTGCACATCAGGCATGGAAGTCAAATGTTGTCCAAAAACACTGCTGCCTGATGCTTGGGCAGAAGGTGTTTTGACATGCCCCAAGGAGAAAAACATGAAACGCAACTTGATTCTTGCTGGTTTGCTGTCCCTTTCCGTCGCTTTTGCAGATCCCATTGCCTCCAGTGCCCACAACACGGACAAACACGAATTTGATCTGGTGAACACCAGAGTCACCCTGCAAGGCACCCAACTGGTGTTCCAGATTCAGGTCAGTGAAAAAGCCGGCAAACTGAGGCCCACCCCCTCTGGAAAACTGGCAGGCAGCAACGTGTACAGCTACGTCTGGCCCACCAATCTGGATTCTGCAGTGGTCGGGTTTGAAAGTGGACAGGGCGTGCTGGCTCTGGCCGCCACCAGCCACCCCGACTTTGACGACACCCCCCTCTTCGATGAAAGCGGTGACGGAGACCCCAAAAACGATGGCACACTCTGGCACAGCCACTGGGTGGTCCTGACCCCGGATGACGTTTGCGGAAAAGGCAGCCTGAAAGTCAAAGACATTCCTGCAGGCACCAACCCCAAGCTTCCTGCCACCTGGCCAGGTCTGCCGATCCTGATTGACAGCCCCGGTTTTGAGCCCACCTTCACCAGCAACACCGTGTCCATCAAAGTGCCCCTGAAAGAACTCGGGTTCAAATCCGACTTCCAGTTTGATGGGGTCACAGCGGGTTTGCGCGTCAATGCAGACCTCCACAACCCCCTGCTGTGCGTGGTGGATGTGTGGGATGTGGCTTCAGGCAACCTGAGCCTCTCTGGCAAAGTCAAAGCCGGAAAGTGAAGGGGCCGCTGGCATGGCTGAATTGACCTCCCTGATCACGGCCACACCAGAGGAAGGCCGCCTGCTGGCCATCCAGTTGGCACGCAAGTCCATCGTGGCCATTCAACCCGATGGAGACACCCGCAAGTCTTTGCGGCAGGCATATGCCACGGACACCATGCAACTGATGATGGCCGCCCAGATTGTGGCTCTGGAGTTCCAGACCATTGCTCTGGCGAACAACCACTGGAAGAAAACCGACTGAAAATTCCCATCCATGTGCTAAGGGGAATCCCTGAGAATTTTTCGCTGATGGCCTAGCGGACACTCAGGGATTCCCCTGATTACGTATGATGCCAATCCGAAAAAAGCCTTCCCAGTCAAAGATTTATTTTCATTAAGAGTCTTAAGATTGTCACGAAATTGTGTTTGACAATACTGGATTTATCTTATACCATCCATTAGGAGTACTAACTAATTGACATCCGGTATTCACCTATTGCACTGTCACCCCCGAGCTTTCTCAAGAAAGGTCAGGCGGATGTCATTTGCGCGGTGCTCAAGGAGAGTATGATGCAAGGAAGCACAAAACATTGGCTCCAGGGAATCGGTACCACCTCATTGTTGACTGCATTATTGGCGTGCAACACGGTCTCCCCCTCCACCCAAAGTCCCATCTCTGAACAGGGCATTGCTGCACAGACCACCGCCCAGTTCACCCCCACGGCTGCCCAAGAGGGTTACTTTTCTCCTGTGGTCAAGTGGCCTCTGGTCGCCGTGCACATGGGCCTGCTGCCCAACGGCAACGTGATCAGCTGGAGCACCAGTGATGACACCGGCGACAACATCTTTGATCCTCCCAGCAGTGGTGAACACGACCTGACTTTCGTGGACGTGTGGAACCCCACCACCAACACACACACCCGCTACGACAACCAGACCGGGACCGAACTGTTCTGCGCAGGTCACACCCTGCTGCCCAACGGACAGGTGCTGGCCGCCGGAGGTCACGATGGTCTCGGACCTGTGGACTTCTACGGACGTCCTGACACCAACATGTTCAACCCTTACACCAACACCTGGACCCGCAAACAGGACATGGCTTTCACCCGCTGGTACCCCACCCTCACGGTGCTGCCCAACAAAGAAGTGCTGTCCACAGGTGGTGTGAACGACGGCGCAGCCGCAGACCTCCCCGAGATCTGGAACAACACCACCCAGAGCTGGCGCACCCTAACCACCGCATCCACCAACGTGTTCGGCGGCAAATTCGAGCACCTGTACCCCTGGATGCACGTCAACAGCGAAGGGCAAGTGTTCAACTCGGGTCCGGGTGTCTTGATGGGCAAACTGAACACCTCGGGCACCGGAAGCTGGACGGTGATTGGTCAACGCGACAACTACGACCGTTACCACGGCAGCAGCGTGATGTTCCAGCCGGACCGCATTCTGGTCACCGGTGGGGTCACCAACAAAACCCCCAACACCAGCGGAAACTACGACGGCACCACCAACGAATCCCTCCTGATTGATGCACGCACCGGAGCCAAGGCCCCCGCCGCCAACATGCTCTTTGCCCGCAGCCACCATCAGGCCACCTTGCTGCCCAACGGACAGATTTTTGTGAACGGCGGAAACAGCAGTGGCAAACAGTGGGACGATTCCACCCCTGTGCTCGCAAGCGAAATTTACAATCCCAGAACCAACACCTGGACCAGAGCAGCCTCTGCAACAGTCAGCCGCAACTACCACAGCACTGCCCTGTTGCTGCCTGACGGACGGGTGCTCACCGCGGGGGGCGGCATCGGTGCCGGAGAAGACCACAACCACCGCGACGCAGAAATTTACCATCCCCCTTACCTGTTCAACACCGATGGCACGCTGGCCGCACGCCCCAAAATCAGCTCTGCCCCGAGCCGCCTCGGGTACAACCAGCTTTTCGGTGTGAGCACCCCCAATGTGGTCTCCAGAGTGACCCTCGTCCGCTTCGGTTTTGTGACCCACTCGTTCAACCTGGACCAGCGTTTCATGGACCTCAAGTTCCAGCAAAGCTCCACAGGTCAGCTGTATGTGGCCTCCCCTGCCAACAGCAAAATTGCCCCTCCCGGCTCTTACATGCTGTTCATCCTGAACAGCAAAGGCGTGCCTTCGGTCGCCAAGATCATCAACATCCAGTGAGCTTCATCCTGCCCATCAAGACACCATTGGTCTGAAACGGCACCTGAACTTTTTTCTTTTTTCACTGCACCATCCATCCTCTTTTTAACGGAGAACATCATGCAAGACATTTGGGTCATCCAGCACATCCGCCAGGAAACCCCTGGCACCCTCGCAGAACTGCTGTCTGCACGCGGTTTCAAACTGCGCACCTTTCACCCTTATCTGGGAGACAGCGTCCCCACCCACCCCGAGAACATTGCCGGTCTGGTGGTCATGGGCGGCCCGATGGGCGTTTACGACAGCGAGGAACACCCCAACCTGCTGCAAGAAATGCAGCTCATTCAAAATGCCCATCAGGCACAGATTCCGGTCATCGGGGTATGCCTTGGCAGCCAACTGATTGCAGCAAGTCTCGGGGCCGAAGTGCGTCCCAGCGGTTACAAAGAAATCGGCTGGTACAACGTCAAACGCCAGAGCAGCACCGACAGACTGTTCGGTTCACTGCCCGAGCAATTCATGGGTTTCCACTGGCACGGCGACATTTTCGACCTGCCAGAGGGTGCAGAGCTGCTGGCTTCCAGCGCCCTGACCGCCCATCAGGCTTACCGTGTGGGTGAAAGCACCTACGGATTGCTTTTCCACATGGAAGTCACCCCCCAGATCGTGCAGGACATGGTGCAGGTGTTCCAGCCTGAACTGGAACAGGAAGGACTCTCGGGTGCCGAGATCCTCAACCAGACCAAAACCCTGCTGCCCGAACTGCGCAATCTGGCCCGTCAGGTGTTCGGGGCATGGATCGATCTGGTGGAAGCCAGACAACCCCTTGCCAGAGCCTGCCCCCTGCCCCTCCCCTGTGACTTGATGGCCTGACCATCCCCTTTGATGGCTGCCACAATGGGCTTCCCTCCTGTTGTGGCAGAGGCCCACCAGCGTTCACTTTCCCTTTTGCAGCACGAGGACAACTGACGCTGCAAACCGTGAACTCTGGACTTCCCATCCCTTCCAACATTCATTGCTTGTCTCTCTCATCTCAAGATCCATGCAGGTGAAGGCCCAATGGCCCTTTGCCTGACATCTGGAGGTCATTTATGTGTGGAATTGCCGGTCTTTTTATAGGTTGTGCCATGGAAGCAGTCTGCCCCAAACGCCTTCTCGCTCAGGACCTCACCAGCACCCCCGAGCAGGAACCCTACAAAAGCAAATTCGGTGACTGGTACGAGCGTTCCACCGTGCGCGCCGCACCCCGCCGCATGGTTTTGAAAGACGAGCAGGGCCTGTTCTTCTCTCCAGACTTCATTCCGATCATGAAACACCCACTGATTCAGGAGCAGAGCGAAACGGTTCAGCGACACATCATGGTGCAGCAACTGTACCGTTACCTCGACTTCACCGCCAAACTGGAGCATGTGGTGGTGAACCGGGTAGCCATGTCCATCGCCAACGGTTATCTGGATTTCAATTTGCCCCGCCAGATGGTCTTTGACGCCTACAAAATTTACTGCGACGAAGCCTACCACGCCCTGTTCTCTGCTGACCTTTTGATGCAGGTCGAAGACATCACCGGCATCCGTGCCGTGACCCAGCAGTTGCAGCCTTTCTTCATCCGCAGACTGCATGAATTGCAACACCAGTACAGCGAAAGCAACCTGCAAGAACTGATGGAGATCTTCTTTGTGATCATCTCCGAGACCCTGATCTCGGGCTTTTTGTCGGACATCCCCACCGCCAAGGATGTGAAACCCTCCATCCGTGCAGTGGTGCGTGACCACGCCATCGATGAAGGCAAGCACCACGTCTACTTCGCAGACCTGTTGCGCCGCGTGTGGCCTCAACTGGACAAGCGCTACAAGAAAGAAGTCGCCAAGCAACTGCCCAACCTGATTTACGCCTTCCTGACCCCCGACATCGATTCCATCCGCAAAGAGTTGACCTCTTACGACATGCCCCGAGACCACGTGGAGCAGGTCATCGCGGAAACCTACACCAAAGAGATTGTGTCCAGTCACATCGCCAACTCCATCTCTTCTTTGACCCGTTACCTGCGTGAACTGGGCATTCTGGATGACCCCGAGGTGCAAGACCGCTTCTTTGAAGCGGGCCTCTTGACCAGCAACGATCTGGTCCTCGGATAAACCCCCTTTGAACCTTTCCCTGTGCTGTACATCAGTGCAGCACAGGTTTTTTGATGTCAGGAGAACACATGAAACACACGACTTGGCAGGAATTCATGGCAGAAGCCCTCGGCTCACTGGTGCTCAACATGTTCGGACTCGGGGTGATGGCGATGGTGATCCTGTTTGGCAGCACCCCTCTGGTGCCCGGAGAAGTGGTCAAAGGCGGATACACCAACATCGTGCTGGGCTGGGGACTGGCCGTCACCATGGGGGTTTTTGTGTCTGCCCAGATCAGCGGAGCCCACCTGAACCCCGCAGTGACCCTTGCTCTGGCGGTCACCCGGCGTTTTTCATGGGCCAAAGTGCCCCATTATGTGGTGGCCCAGTTTGTGGGGGCTTTTGTGGCTGCGGCTCTGGTGTTCACGGTGTACCACGCCCAGTGGATCAAAGTGGACCCCGAGCTTGCCCACACCGCAGGCGTCCTGAGCACCTTCCCTGCCGTGTCTGGTTTCTGGCCGGGCTTCATTGACCAGTTGGTGGGAACCGCCCTTTTGATGGTGATGGTTCTGGCCATCGGAGACCACCTGAAAACCCCAAGCAGCAAAATTTTTGCTCCAGTGGTGCTGGGTTTGCTGGTGGTGGCCATCGGTGCCTCTTTCGGTGGGATGCACGGCTTTGCAGTGAACCCTGCCCGTGACCTTGCACCCAGACTGTTTTCCTTGCTGGCCGGATTCCAGAACACTGGACTGAACAGCACCCTCTGGCTTGTTCCAGTGGTGGGACCTCTGGCGGGGGCACTGGTCGGCGCATGGATTTACGATTTCAGCATTGGCAAAGCCATGAACCAGAGCACCCCCGAGCAGCAACCTGTGGGTGCAGTGGTGCAAGAAGCCTCCTGAGTCACAAAGAAAGCCACTCTGGCCCTGATCTGTGATGGATCAGGGTCAACTTGTTTCTGGTTTTCTCCGATCCACATCCCCCCATCACTTTGCGGTATCCTCTTTTTTATGGTTGTGACCCGAATTGCTCCAAGCCCCACCGGTGACCCGCACGTGGGAACCGCCTATCAGGCACTGTTTGATTACATCTGGGCCAAGAAAAACGGCGGCAAGTTCATTGTCCGCATTGAAGACACCGACCGCAGCCGTTACAATGCCGAATCCGAGCGCCGGATTCTGGAAATGTTCCGCTGGCTGGGCATCCCCTACGACGAAGCCCCCGACATCGGTGGTCCGAATGCCCCTTACCGCCAGAGCGAGCGTCTGGAAAACTACCACCAGTACGCGCAGCAACTGCTGGAAAAGGGTTGGGCATACTACGCCTTTGAGACCCCTGAAGAATTGCAGGCCATCCGTGAAGACCTGCGTTCCAGAAACATCAATCTGGGCTACGATGGTCGGGCCAGAAAAATCCCTCTGGAGGAGGCCCGTCAGCGTGTGGCTGCCGGAGAACGGCACGTCATCCGCCTGAAAAGCCCCAGAGAAGGCAGCACCCTCTTGCGCGATGAACTGCGTGGGGCCATCAGCTTTGACAATGCTGGCGTGGAAGATGCCGTCTTGATCAAAGGGGACGGTTTCCCCACCTACCACCTTGCCGTGGTGGTGGACGATCACCTGATGGGCGTCACAGACGTGATTCGCGGTGAAGAGTGGATTCCTTCTGCGCCCATTCACGTCTTGCTGTATCAGGCATTTGGCTGGCAGGAACCCCGCTGGATTCACATGCCCCTCTTGCAGAACCCGGACAAAACCAAGCTGTCCAAACGCAAAGGCA
Proteins encoded:
- a CDS encoding DUF2339 domain-containing protein; the protein is MEWLFYILMALLFWALPAIIVHGMLGRRMREQQDQMDLLKTELRRLKQHLDPLQQQTSSPPVSAAETLLQKSPEPAGEKPTAPEQTTQPRVPAPPPFPSKAKIPPAAQTKPVVEKGPLDGLLRYFTGERALVRWGVMLVLFGMGFLLKLTVSEDLSVPLKLGIAASCAGVLFGWGWQVRRTRKGFSVALQGGALGILYFMVYASSVLYNILPFTAGLLIWLLVGLLGGFLALRQNAQVLAVLSVVGGFLAPILMRSGSFELPPELMVQVFTYYALLNAGIVWLSFVKLWRSLNVLGYLFTFLFGALWGVLAYRPEAYPIAQPFLILFFVMYTVTPLVHALRRRSGRADHILMLSVPVLSLIQQAGLMAGDRTSTALSSLVVAGVQYGLSLYVRNKNTPRALQDTYQMLAIGFAALSVPLLTTALATSVIWAFNGVLLTVFGTRAGNQIHKVWGGVLLYLALAALLLAWLIQGQSAGVLTSLLWVSLALLGTGIFLHQNQQMGLARGLLLTGATFWILTGASGAEWLWPERFSALLVLFSLNVTLLVLQQLGQRFQVALLSQFAFGLPLWAIWTAFLALLGWDESLTWPALLGWGGFFVVQYLFLAQVPTSEKVQKLLYLLTSWLLFFRLMVVGQALLQQIDLGNYVWVLVPLLFYWGHLLLWERLPFTIKFPRLYRDGLMLPLQVLQTGVFLLLLMQPPAQTYLPLLNILEVAQLALFLTLLHDRLPWEMQPQSRRIRRNALIVMGLLGVSAVVVRFMHAYFGAPWNWIDILGHNNTQTVLSIFWSAVALTFTVHANRKADRDLWTIGAGILVFVVFKLFVLDLSGSDTWARVISFLGVGVLLLFMGFVAPVPPRRPEEEKA
- a CDS encoding MarR family winged helix-turn-helix transcriptional regulator; the encoded protein is MIPVFIERLGVLLRQNSRTHPAGLHPIHFEVMHYLNLCNRFSNTPQAIGEYLGITKGTLSQSLKVLESKGLVTRQPDAHDRRVWHFELTTTGATLLAEHLQNTFQLLEGFEPAESVQIEQTLNLLLERLVSRQGGKPFGVCKTCKYHQRKEERWCALLNLPLEQDASEKICREHTPAEI
- the gltX gene encoding glutamate--tRNA ligase → MVVTRIAPSPTGDPHVGTAYQALFDYIWAKKNGGKFIVRIEDTDRSRYNAESERRILEMFRWLGIPYDEAPDIGGPNAPYRQSERLENYHQYAQQLLEKGWAYYAFETPEELQAIREDLRSRNINLGYDGRARKIPLEEARQRVAAGERHVIRLKSPREGSTLLRDELRGAISFDNAGVEDAVLIKGDGFPTYHLAVVVDDHLMGVTDVIRGEEWIPSAPIHVLLYQAFGWQEPRWIHMPLLQNPDKTKLSKRKGNTSVEWYRKEGIQPEALLNYLGMMGFSMPDGREIFSLQDLTEAFSFDRISLGGSVFGWDKLKWLNAQYIREVLPFETVADRLHAHLQEHGHEVPNDGFFKGVVKLMLPRIEVFSEFWEKTPYFWSDDHAVNEKAQNNINSGQDVLKALLPKLESLEDFSHESTHDLFKAHAEEAGLKLGKVMPPVRAAVAGTMESPDMGEMLRLLGKERVVARIRKAIQ
- a CDS encoding type 1 glutamine amidotransferase is translated as MQDIWVIQHIRQETPGTLAELLSARGFKLRTFHPYLGDSVPTHPENIAGLVVMGGPMGVYDSEEHPNLLQEMQLIQNAHQAQIPVIGVCLGSQLIAASLGAEVRPSGYKEIGWYNVKRQSSTDRLFGSLPEQFMGFHWHGDIFDLPEGAELLASSALTAHQAYRVGESTYGLLFHMEVTPQIVQDMVQVFQPELEQEGLSGAEILNQTKTLLPELRNLARQVFGAWIDLVEARQPLARACPLPLPCDLMA
- a CDS encoding diiron oxygenase, which encodes MEAVCPKRLLAQDLTSTPEQEPYKSKFGDWYERSTVRAAPRRMVLKDEQGLFFSPDFIPIMKHPLIQEQSETVQRHIMVQQLYRYLDFTAKLEHVVVNRVAMSIANGYLDFNLPRQMVFDAYKIYCDEAYHALFSADLLMQVEDITGIRAVTQQLQPFFIRRLHELQHQYSESNLQELMEIFFVIISETLISGFLSDIPTAKDVKPSIRAVVRDHAIDEGKHHVYFADLLRRVWPQLDKRYKKEVAKQLPNLIYAFLTPDIDSIRKELTSYDMPRDHVEQVIAETYTKEIVSSHIANSISSLTRYLRELGILDDPEVQDRFFEAGLLTSNDLVLG
- a CDS encoding 4a-hydroxytetrahydrobiopterin dehydratase — translated: MNRNPLTEEQLSQALAQLDGWEAQSAGILKTYTFGSYTDGVAFAMKVALLAEKMNHHPDALTIGWKKVTVVYVTHDAGGITELDVQAAQKVDRL
- a CDS encoding MarR family winged helix-turn-helix transcriptional regulator: MQNEPPDPILQLKVVTGLSKLSQVMKTQAWKGATPQRLTPTQGQILRRLHTAKRGLPLSQLATDLGITAATASDAVSMLVKKQLVVKTRDPQDGRQLQITLSPTGIQEAEKALEWTDFLSQAVGTLDAAEQGVLLQTLMRLIQVLQHNGQIAPVHMCFNCAFFRPNTYADPQAPHHCQFIGAALKVQELQLDCPDHQKLPVLSE
- a CDS encoding MIP/aquaporin family protein — encoded protein: MKHTTWQEFMAEALGSLVLNMFGLGVMAMVILFGSTPLVPGEVVKGGYTNIVLGWGLAVTMGVFVSAQISGAHLNPAVTLALAVTRRFSWAKVPHYVVAQFVGAFVAAALVFTVYHAQWIKVDPELAHTAGVLSTFPAVSGFWPGFIDQLVGTALLMVMVLAIGDHLKTPSSKIFAPVVLGLLVVAIGASFGGMHGFAVNPARDLAPRLFSLLAGFQNTGLNSTLWLVPVVGPLAGALVGAWIYDFSIGKAMNQSTPEQQPVGAVVQEAS
- a CDS encoding hexameric tyrosine-coordinated heme protein: MAELTSLITATPEEGRLLAIQLARKSIVAIQPDGDTRKSLRQAYATDTMQLMMAAQIVALEFQTIALANNHWKKTD
- a CDS encoding thioredoxin family protein; translated protein: MQKTVFYHAGCPVCVEAEQQFVGALDPQKYDVEVVHLGEQKHRLSEAEQAGVKSVPALIVDGLPFHINYGASINDLR
- a CDS encoding galactose oxidase-like domain-containing protein, whose protein sequence is MTALLACNTVSPSTQSPISEQGIAAQTTAQFTPTAAQEGYFSPVVKWPLVAVHMGLLPNGNVISWSTSDDTGDNIFDPPSSGEHDLTFVDVWNPTTNTHTRYDNQTGTELFCAGHTLLPNGQVLAAGGHDGLGPVDFYGRPDTNMFNPYTNTWTRKQDMAFTRWYPTLTVLPNKEVLSTGGVNDGAAADLPEIWNNTTQSWRTLTTASTNVFGGKFEHLYPWMHVNSEGQVFNSGPGVLMGKLNTSGTGSWTVIGQRDNYDRYHGSSVMFQPDRILVTGGVTNKTPNTSGNYDGTTNESLLIDARTGAKAPAANMLFARSHHQATLLPNGQIFVNGGNSSGKQWDDSTPVLASEIYNPRTNTWTRAASATVSRNYHSTALLLPDGRVLTAGGGIGAGEDHNHRDAEIYHPPYLFNTDGTLAARPKISSAPSRLGYNQLFGVSTPNVVSRVTLVRFGFVTHSFNLDQRFMDLKFQQSSTGQLYVASPANSKIAPPGSYMLFILNSKGVPSVAKIINIQ